One Campylobacter concisus DNA window includes the following coding sequences:
- a CDS encoding PDC sensor domain-containing protein: MVIKDIKRFSDTRYKARAYICYLFSRNLPNRLPGVCLENIKAGFDKISHEIENFDALYILDENGIQIEDSISLNEKYKIPKGENRANKAYYYTAVREKRCVLSDPYPSSLNGGLCVTASVPIYNEKNELKFIACIDISLENILNIVDSGFVEEHFGRFLKTVYALFCASLFMICAFLFWHGVKSFISKSIEHINVEEIFESTIILTLALAIFDLVKTIFEEEVLGKNHEENSVIYKTMVRFIGSIIIALAIEALMLVFKFAITAPENIINAIYLIGGVAMLMAALSFYLFSVKRQENR, translated from the coding sequence TTGGTTATAAAAGATATTAAGAGATTTAGTGACACGAGATACAAGGCAAGGGCGTATATCTGCTATTTATTTAGTAGAAATTTGCCAAACAGACTGCCTGGAGTGTGCTTAGAAAACATAAAAGCTGGCTTTGATAAGATCAGCCACGAGATAGAAAATTTTGATGCACTATACATTTTAGACGAAAATGGCATACAGATCGAAGACTCGATCAGCCTAAATGAAAAGTATAAAATTCCAAAAGGTGAAAACCGCGCAAATAAAGCCTACTACTACACCGCCGTGCGCGAGAAAAGGTGTGTTTTAAGTGATCCTTATCCATCAAGTCTAAATGGAGGTTTATGTGTCACAGCAAGCGTGCCTATCTATAATGAAAAAAATGAGCTTAAATTTATCGCTTGCATCGATATAAGCCTAGAAAATATCCTAAATATAGTCGATAGCGGCTTTGTCGAGGAGCATTTTGGTAGATTTTTAAAGACAGTTTATGCGCTCTTTTGTGCATCGCTTTTTATGATCTGCGCATTTTTGTTTTGGCACGGCGTAAAGAGCTTTATCTCAAAGAGCATCGAGCATATAAATGTCGAAGAAATTTTTGAATCAACCATCATTTTAACGCTGGCTCTTGCCATTTTTGACCTTGTAAAGACGATATTTGAAGAAGAGGTTTTAGGCAAAAATCACGAAGAAAATAGTGTTATTTATAAGACGATGGTTAGATTTATCGGCTCTATCATCATCGCACTTGCGATCGAGGCGCTCATGCTAGTCTTTAAATTTGCTATCACTGCACCTGAAAATATCATAAACGCTATCTATCTAATAGGCGGTGTGGCGATGCTAATGGCGGCACTTAGCTTTTATCTTTTTAGCGTAAAAAGGCAAGAGAACAGATGA
- the hisH gene encoding imidazole glycerol phosphate synthase subunit HisH: MIAIIDYGAGNIKSVINAFDFLDKKCTLVSKPENLKEYSHIVLPGVGAFGEAITKLKNNGMDEAVKEAVKSGKAFIGICLGMQLLFEKSFEFGEHEGLSLLPGKVVKFNEANFDKPLKIPHIGWNALEFKQNSPLILGLKKLEYLYFVHSYHVVCDDKFALAKTTYGYEFTSAVWHENIFGFQPHPEKSHEAGLKILENFARL; this comes from the coding sequence ATGATTGCTATTATTGATTATGGTGCGGGCAATATCAAAAGCGTGATAAATGCTTTTGATTTTCTTGACAAAAAATGTACCTTAGTAAGTAAGCCTGAAAATTTAAAGGAGTATTCGCACATTGTTTTGCCAGGCGTTGGAGCTTTTGGTGAGGCGATAACAAAGCTAAAAAATAACGGCATGGACGAAGCCGTAAAAGAAGCTGTAAAAAGCGGCAAAGCTTTTATTGGTATTTGCCTTGGTATGCAGCTTTTGTTTGAAAAAAGCTTTGAGTTTGGCGAGCATGAGGGACTCTCTCTTTTGCCTGGCAAGGTCGTAAAATTTAATGAAGCTAATTTCGATAAGCCATTAAAAATACCTCACATTGGCTGGAACGCTTTGGAATTTAAGCAAAATAGTCCATTAATTTTAGGACTAAAAAAGCTTGAGTATTTATATTTTGTACACAGCTATCACGTGGTTTGTGATGATAAATTTGCACTGGCAAAGACAACTTATGGATATGAATTTACAAGTGCGGTTTGGCATGAAAATATATTTGGCTTTCAGCCTCATCCAGAAAAAAGTCATGAAGCTGGACTTAAAATTTTAGAGAATTTTGCGAGGTTATGA
- the hisA gene encoding 1-(5-phosphoribosyl)-5-[(5-phosphoribosylamino)methylideneamino]imidazole-4-carboxamide isomerase, whose product MEIFPAIDLKEGQAVRLSKGLMQSAKIYSSEPSELAKRFEDYGAKWLHVVDLDGAFAGEAINFKTIEKIVKATNLSVQVGGGIRDEERIKRYLDLGVSRVILGSVALRDPEFTAKMAEIYRVVVGIDAKDGYVAVQGWDEISNIKAVDLARKFADVGVEAVICTDINKDGMLGGVNVEFSLQIARNSKLETIASGGVSDINDILMLKATNEIGGVIVGKAYYEGLLDLKEAFKLLR is encoded by the coding sequence ATGGAAATTTTTCCAGCGATTGATTTAAAAGAAGGACAAGCGGTTAGACTTAGCAAAGGTCTTATGCAAAGCGCTAAAATTTACAGCAGCGAGCCAAGTGAGCTTGCTAAAAGGTTTGAAGATTACGGTGCAAAATGGCTGCATGTGGTCGATCTTGACGGAGCATTTGCAGGGGAGGCTATAAATTTTAAGACGATCGAAAAGATAGTAAAAGCTACAAATTTAAGCGTCCAAGTGGGCGGTGGCATAAGAGATGAAGAGCGTATAAAGCGCTATTTGGACCTTGGAGTTAGCAGGGTGATCCTTGGCTCAGTTGCCCTTCGTGATCCAGAATTTACAGCAAAAATGGCTGAAATTTATAGAGTTGTAGTTGGCATTGACGCAAAAGATGGCTACGTGGCCGTACAAGGTTGGGACGAGATTTCAAATATAAAAGCAGTCGATCTTGCAAGAAAATTTGCAGATGTTGGCGTGGAAGCTGTGATTTGCACCGATATTAACAAGGATGGAATGCTTGGCGGAGTCAATGTTGAGTTTAGCTTGCAAATAGCTAGAAATAGCAAGCTTGAGACAATAGCAAGTGGTGGCGTGAGTGATATAAATGATATTTTAATGCTAAAAGCCACAAATGAGATTGGTGGCGTAATAGTTGGAAAAGCCTACTATGAAGGGTTGCTTGACCTAAAAGAGGCCTTTAAACTACTTAGGTAG
- a CDS encoding chemotaxis response regulator CheY gives MKILVVDDSSTMRRIIKNTLQRLGHQEILEAEHGLEAWNILTQNEGIEVLITDWNMPEMNGLELVKKVRAEQKYVDMPIIMVTTEGGKAEVITALKAGVNNYIVKPFTPQVLKEKLEDVLG, from the coding sequence GTGAAGATTTTGGTTGTAGATGACAGTTCAACAATGAGAAGAATCATAAAAAATACTTTACAAAGGTTAGGACATCAAGAAATTCTTGAGGCTGAGCACGGTCTTGAGGCCTGGAATATCTTAACTCAAAATGAAGGTATCGAAGTTCTTATTACTGACTGGAACATGCCTGAGATGAACGGTCTTGAGCTTGTTAAAAAGGTAAGGGCTGAGCAAAAGTATGTTGATATGCCTATCATAATGGTAACAACAGAGGGCGGAAAAGCTGAAGTTATAACAGCTTTAAAAGCAGGTGTTAATAACTACATCGTTAAACCTTTTACGCCACAAGTCTTAAAAGAGAAGCTTGAAGACGTTCTTGGTTAA
- a CDS encoding 50S ribosomal protein L11 methyltransferase, with amino-acid sequence MKDKFYELSIKTSNFYDEILELVFSFGVTCVEELDHEIIIREEYDLKDIAWGIEEYAKGLSSVRKISNDLKISLNLKENKDWLGEYKKAVKPILVDKIYVRPSWEEPLNGVTNIIIDPALAFGSGHHESTNSCLLLLQKYAKSGKAALDVGCGSGILSIALSKLGCKVDACDTDEQATQSSLSNAKLNEVKFNKIWTGSIANLEQKYDIVVANIIADVIFMLSNDLKKSLKKGGYLVLSGILNKYEDRIKDTFKDLELIEIKQSNDWSSFVYKEIDE; translated from the coding sequence ATGAAAGATAAATTCTACGAATTAAGCATAAAAACATCAAATTTTTATGATGAAATTTTAGAGCTAGTTTTCTCTTTTGGAGTTACCTGTGTTGAAGAGCTAGATCACGAGATCATCATCAGGGAAGAGTATGATCTAAAAGATATAGCTTGGGGTATTGAAGAGTATGCAAAAGGGCTCTCTAGTGTTCGTAAAATTTCAAATGATTTAAAAATTTCTCTTAATTTAAAAGAAAATAAAGACTGGCTAGGTGAATATAAAAAGGCAGTTAAGCCTATTTTGGTTGATAAAATTTATGTTAGACCTAGCTGGGAAGAGCCACTTAATGGCGTAACAAATATCATAATCGACCCAGCTCTAGCCTTTGGCTCAGGGCACCATGAAAGTACAAATTCTTGTCTTCTTCTTTTGCAAAAATATGCAAAAAGCGGAAAAGCCGCTCTAGATGTAGGTTGTGGAAGTGGGATATTAAGCATTGCTTTATCGAAGCTTGGCTGCAAGGTCGATGCTTGCGATACAGACGAACAAGCCACGCAAAGCTCACTTAGCAACGCCAAGTTGAATGAAGTTAAATTTAATAAAATTTGGACAGGCTCTATCGCAAATTTAGAGCAAAAATATGATATTGTCGTAGCAAATATCATTGCTGATGTCATTTTTATGCTCTCAAATGACTTAAAAAAGTCACTTAAAAAAGGCGGCTACTTGGTATTGTCAGGAATTTTAAACAAATACGAAGATAGGATTAAAGATACATTTAAGGATTTGGAGCTAATCGAGATAAAACAAAGTAACGATTGGAGTAGCTTTGTTTATAAGGAAATAGATGAATAA
- the ftsH gene encoding ATP-dependent zinc metalloprotease FtsH, with translation MNNQNNNQNNGNNNGFFNKNPIFIFAIFAIVIVLAFRSFSGDGLGGSFGLNSNAQSKMVAYSEFKDMLKNKQLNEVAISETTIKGIGSDKTIYLAKRINDPTLIGILEQNGITYSVYSENNWFGDLIFSWIIPVFIFFAIWMFIASRMQKNIGGGILGIGSAKKLINSEKPKVKFDDVAGVEEAKEEVQEIVDYLKSPDKYLRLGAKIPKGILLVGPPGTGKTLLARAVAGEASVPFFSMSASSFIEMFVGVGASRVRDLFENAKKEAPAIVFIDEIDAIGKSRNSGPMGGNDEREQTLNQLLSEMDGFDADKSPVIVIAATNRPEVLDAALLRPGRFDRQVLVDKPDFKGRCDILKVHMKDVKIGKDVNIEDIARLTTGLAGADLENIINEAALLAGRKSKTFVEQADLVEAVERSIAGLEKKSRRVNPKEKRIVTYHECGHALIAELTKGAKRVTKVSVVPRGLAALGYTLNTPEENKFMMQKHELIAEVDVLLAGRAAEEVFIKEISTGASNDLERATDIIKAMVSMYGMSDVAGLMVLEKQRATFLNGGQSIKDYSDKMAEKVDEFVKTLLHERYTAVLGLLEIYKGAIENMVSALYEEETIEGKRVREIIKNYEIENDLESRLVETEEDEKSKKEE, from the coding sequence ATGAATAACCAAAATAATAACCAAAACAATGGCAACAATAACGGTTTTTTTAATAAAAATCCTATTTTCATTTTTGCCATTTTTGCAATAGTTATAGTTTTAGCTTTTAGAAGCTTTAGTGGAGACGGACTAGGTGGCTCTTTTGGGCTAAATAGTAATGCTCAGAGTAAAATGGTAGCTTATTCTGAGTTTAAAGATATGTTAAAAAATAAGCAGCTAAATGAGGTTGCTATCTCAGAAACTACCATAAAAGGCATAGGTAGTGACAAAACTATCTATCTTGCAAAACGTATAAATGATCCAACGCTCATTGGCATACTTGAGCAAAATGGCATAACTTATAGCGTTTATAGCGAAAATAACTGGTTTGGAGATCTTATATTTTCATGGATCATCCCGGTATTTATATTTTTTGCTATTTGGATGTTTATTGCTAGTCGTATGCAAAAGAATATTGGCGGTGGCATACTTGGCATAGGAAGTGCAAAAAAACTTATAAATTCTGAAAAACCAAAAGTTAAGTTTGATGATGTCGCAGGTGTCGAAGAGGCAAAAGAAGAGGTTCAAGAGATAGTTGATTATCTAAAAAGTCCTGATAAATATCTAAGACTTGGGGCAAAAATTCCAAAAGGAATTTTACTAGTTGGCCCTCCAGGTACAGGTAAAACACTTCTTGCAAGAGCAGTTGCAGGCGAGGCAAGTGTGCCATTTTTCTCTATGTCAGCATCAAGCTTTATTGAGATGTTTGTCGGCGTTGGTGCAAGTAGAGTTAGAGATCTTTTTGAAAATGCTAAAAAAGAGGCTCCAGCGATTGTTTTTATAGATGAGATCGATGCGATCGGTAAAAGTAGAAATTCTGGTCCAATGGGTGGCAACGACGAGAGAGAGCAAACGCTAAATCAGCTTCTTTCTGAGATGGATGGCTTTGACGCGGATAAGTCGCCAGTTATCGTTATAGCGGCTACAAATAGACCTGAAGTTTTGGACGCTGCGCTTTTAAGGCCAGGTAGATTTGATAGGCAAGTGCTTGTTGATAAGCCTGATTTTAAAGGACGCTGCGACATTTTAAAAGTTCACATGAAAGATGTAAAGATTGGCAAAGATGTAAATATCGAAGATATTGCAAGGCTTACGACTGGTTTAGCTGGTGCTGATCTTGAAAATATCATAAATGAGGCTGCACTTCTTGCAGGACGGAAGTCAAAGACCTTTGTCGAGCAGGCTGATCTTGTGGAGGCTGTCGAGAGATCGATAGCTGGACTTGAGAAAAAGTCTCGCCGCGTAAATCCAAAAGAAAAAAGAATCGTCACTTATCATGAGTGTGGTCATGCCTTGATAGCTGAGCTAACAAAAGGTGCAAAAAGGGTAACAAAAGTCTCAGTCGTGCCACGTGGTCTTGCGGCACTTGGCTATACTCTAAACACGCCTGAAGAGAATAAATTTATGATGCAAAAGCATGAGCTGATAGCAGAAGTGGATGTGCTTTTGGCTGGTAGAGCTGCTGAAGAGGTGTTTATTAAAGAAATTTCAACTGGAGCTAGCAACGACCTAGAGCGTGCGACTGATATCATAAAAGCTATGGTTAGTATGTATGGTATGAGCGATGTTGCTGGTCTTATGGTGCTTGAAAAGCAACGCGCGACATTTTTAAATGGTGGTCAAAGCATCAAAGATTATAGTGATAAGATGGCTGAAAAGGTTGATGAGTTTGTAAAAACACTTCTTCATGAAAGATACACAGCTGTGCTTGGTTTGCTTGAAATTTATAAAGGTGCTATTGAAAATATGGTATCAGCACTTTATGAAGAAGAAACAATCGAAGGAAAAAGAGTTAGAGAGATCATTAAAAACTATGAGATCGAAAATGATCTAGAGAGCAGACTCGTAGAGACCGAAGAAGACGAAAAGAGTAAAAAAGAGGAATAA
- a CDS encoding phosphatidylserine decarboxylase, translating into MSGYIVKAGYKFILFFLILFVLSLLFGILPLLFTILLFLGLYFFRDPEREPFSDDKLALLSPIDGKIKEISASNFDNNEVAKIVIKKSFFDVGTLRAVSDVKVAEIRKRHGLFLCQAMKISEFLNERAIIRFEKENIKFVMKIIAGAFSRSLEISNVTSLKASRKFGFLGSGEVILYLPRDTKICVSVGESVKAASLLGYFEEGKIDE; encoded by the coding sequence ATGAGTGGCTATATTGTGAAAGCGGGATATAAATTTATATTATTTTTTCTAATTTTATTTGTTTTATCTTTGCTATTTGGGATCTTGCCACTACTTTTTACTATTTTACTTTTTTTGGGACTTTATTTTTTTAGAGATCCTGAGAGAGAGCCATTTTCTGATGATAAATTGGCTTTACTATCGCCGATTGATGGCAAGATAAAAGAGATTAGTGCTTCAAATTTTGATAATAATGAAGTAGCTAAGATCGTTATAAAAAAATCTTTTTTTGATGTTGGTACATTAAGGGCTGTAAGTGATGTAAAAGTAGCTGAAATACGCAAAAGACATGGCTTATTTTTGTGTCAAGCTATGAAAATTTCAGAATTTTTAAATGAAAGAGCGATTATTCGCTTTGAAAAAGAAAATATAAAATTTGTTATGAAAATTATAGCTGGGGCTTTCAGTAGAAGTTTAGAAATTTCAAATGTTACTAGCCTGAAAGCATCTAGAAAATTTGGTTTTTTAGGAAGTGGTGAGGTGATTTTATACCTACCAAGAGATACTAAGATATGTGTAAGCGTTGGAGAAAGCGTAAAGGCTGCTTCACTTTTGGGATATTTTGAAGAGGGAAAAATAGATGAATAA